The following are encoded together in the Glycine max cultivar Williams 82 chromosome 8, Glycine_max_v4.0, whole genome shotgun sequence genome:
- the LOC100786078 gene encoding CBL-interacting serine/threonine-protein kinase 12, with product MAEVAAPKKENPNLLLGRFELGKLLGHGTFAKVHHARNIKTGEGVAIKIINKEKILKGGLVSHIKREISILRRVRHPNIVQLFEVMATKTKIYFVMEFVRGGELFNKVAKGRLKEEVARKYFQQLVSAVEFCHARGVFHRDLKPENLLLDEDGNLKVSDFGLSAVSDQIRHDGLFHTFCGTPAYVAPEVLARKGYDGAKVDIWSCGVVLFVLMAGYLPFHDRNVMAMYKKIYKGEFRCPRWFSSELTRLFSRLLDTNPQTRISIPEIMENRWFKKGFKQIKFYVEDDRVCSFDEKQLQHHDGDDYLATSDSEVEIRRKNSNCNSTSNGNSLPRPASLNAFDIISFSQGFDLSGLFEEKGDEARFVSSAPVSKIISKLEEVAQLVSFTVRKKDCRVSLEGCREGVKGPLTIAAEIFELTPSLVVVEVKKKGGDKAEYEKFCNSELKPALENLGMEDSASSSSSCHQSTHTQSEFQQQHRTFSDSALNRHSDNNECLYDQELGLAEETSIPQLGEPKFEFQQENVPMFTI from the coding sequence atggcAGAGGTGGCGGCGCCGAAGAAGGAAAACCCGAATCTTCTCCTTGGGCGGTTCGAGCTCGGAAAGCTCCTCGGGCACGGAACCTTCGCGAAGGTCCACCACGCGCGCAACATCAAAACCGGAGAAGGAGTCGCCATCAAGATCATCAACAAGGAGAAAATCCTAAAGGGTGGTTTGGTCTCCCACATCAAGCGCGAGATCTCCATCCTCCGCCGCGTGCGCCACCCCAACATCGTGCAACTCTTCGAAGTCATGGCCACAAAGACCAAGATCTACTTCGTCATGGAATTCGTCCGTGGCGGCGAACTCTTCAACAAGGTCGCAAAGGGAAGGTTAAAAGAAGAAGTCGCCAGAAAGTACTTCCAACAGTTGGTTTCCGCGGTGGAGTTTTGCCACGCGCGCGGCGTGTTCCACAGGGATTTAAAGCCCGAGAATTTGTTGCTGGACGAGGATGGGAACCTTAAAGTCTCCGACTTTGGACTCAGTGCCGTGTCGGACCAGATAAGGCATGACGGGCTGTTCCACACGTTTTGCGGAACACCCGCGTATGTTGCTCCTGAGGTTTTGGCGCGGAAAGGGTACGATGGTGCAAAGGTTGATATTTGGTCTTGTGgggttgttttgtttgttttgatggCGGGTTATTTGCCCTTCCATGACCGTAACGTTATGGCTATGTATAAGAAGATTTACAAGGGTGAGTTTCGGTGTCCCAGGTGGTTTTCTTCTGAACTTACAAGACTTTTCTCTAGGCTTCTCGATACTAACCCTCAGACAAGGATTTCTATTCCCGAAATCATGGAGAATCGCTGGTTCAAGAAGGGTTTCAAGCAGATTAAGTTTTATGTGGAGGATGATAGAGTTTGTAGTTTTGATGAGAAACAGCTGCAGCATCATGATGGCGATGATTATTTGGCAACATCGGATTCTGAGGTTGAGATTAGAAGGAAGAATAGTAATTGCAATAGTACTAGTAATGGTAATTCGTTGCCGAGGCCTGCGAGTTTGAATGCGTTTGACATAATATCGTTTTCTCAAGGCTTTGATCTATCAGGGTTGTTTGAGGAGAAGGGTGATGAGGCGAGGTTTGTGTCTTCTGCTCCGGTGTCGAAGATTATATCGAAATTGGAGGAGGTTGCTCAGTTGGTTAGCTTCACTGTGAGGAAGAAAGATTGCAGGGTGAGCTTGGAGGGGTGTAGAGAAGGTGTGAAAGGGCCTTTGACTATTGCTGCTGAGATTTTTGAGTTGACACCTTccttggtggtggtggaggtgaaGAAAAAAGGAGGGGATAAGGCAGAGTATGAGAAGTTTTGTAACTCTGAGCTGAAACCCGCGTTGGAGAATTTGGGGATGGAGgattctgcttcttcttcttcttcttgtcatCAATCTACACACACTCAATCTGAATTCCAACAACAACATCGAACATTTTCTGACTCTGCCCTTAACAGACATTCAGATAATAATGAATGCTTATATGATCAAGAGTTGGGTCTAGCAGAAGAGACTAGTATCCCACAACTTGGTGAAccaaagttcgaatttcaacaGGAAAATGTGCCCATGTTTACTATTTGA
- the LOC100786591 gene encoding protein MALE DISCOVERER 2 isoform X1 translates to MESIWGPFGLWLRIYVGLISLWGTQQCSSLNDEGLTLLEFRGRITSDPFAALANWNPNDCNPCKWLGVRCVDGQVQSLVLPDLSLEGTLAPELGKLSHLKSLVLYKNSFSGTIPKELGDLDKLELLDLRGNDLTGCIPAEIARVLLSKNLLVCDNKFEGSDSQELRKLRLPSNNNNRKFVHHIQQEQHGEKSMCHKNFKQSNMEDSFVIPLKGALKNYLNAVIAVALPLFKLGKATPHAYEEKYCDNLTSSDESEFVQNVVDSARRKLLDQSSNLAAEHFSGGPAIEISSIPIAQSSGAFPAVPDTNKKQNQSPAPLPSPSVSPHVNQASQQNSPNGASGKLWKYIIIITGVAVLVILVVIMLCIWRKRAAKVIKPWKTGISGQLQKAFITGVPKLNRGELETACEDFSNIINSFDECTVYKGTLSSGVEIAVDSTIVASANDWSKNMETAYRKKIAALSRVNHKNFTNLIGYCDEEEPFTRMMVFEYAPNGNLFEHLHVKEVEPLDWSTRMRVIMGTAYCLQYMHHDLNPPVAHSNLNSIAILLTDDFAAKISEISFGKHAKTNTTGDESHKSSELPPQADPETDVYNFGVLLLEIISGKLPYSEEQGHLANWAAEHLNDKQSISYLIDPTLQSFKDEELDVICEVIKDCLQSDPRLRSTMKEITPRLREVLHVSPEQAVPRLSPLWWAELEILSVEAT, encoded by the exons ATGGAAAGCATATGGGGGCCATTTGGATTATGGCTCCGAATTTATGTTGGATTGATTTCTCTGTGGGGAACTCAACAGTGTTCGTCTCTGAACGATGAAG GATTAACCTTGTTGGAATTTCGGGGAAGAATAACTTCTGATCCTTTTGCTGCTCTGGCAAATTGGAATCCAAATGATTGCAACCCTTGCAAATGGCTGGGTGTCCGTTGTGTTGATGGTCAAGTGCAATCACT GGTCCTACCTGATCTATCTTTGGAAGGGACATTGGCTCCTGAGCTTGGGAAACTTAGTCATCTAAAATCCCT TGTACTATACAAGAACAGTTTTTCTGGTACCATTCCCAAAGAACTTGGAGATCTAGACAAGCTGGAGTTATTGGATTTAAGGGGGAATGACTTGACTGGATGTATCCCAGCAGAAATTGCCAGGGTGTTGTTGTCAAAAAACCT GTTGGTTTGTGACAATAAATTTGAAGGCAGTGATTCTCAAGAGCTCAGAAAGCTAAGGTTGCCCTCTAATAACAATAACAGAAAGTTTGTGCACCA TatacaacaagaacaacatggTGAAAAAAGTATGTGCCATAAAAATTTCAAGCAATCGAACATGGAAGATTCATTTGTTATTCCACTTAAAGGAGCACTAAAAAATTACCTCAATGCTGTAATTGCTGTGGCACTGCCACT GTTCAAGCTAGGAAAGGCTACTCCTCATGCCTATGAAGAGAAATATTGTGATAATCTGACTA GTTCTGATGAGTCAGAGTTTGTCCAGAATGTAGTTGATTCAGCACGACGTAAGTTGCTTGATCAGTCCAGTAACCTTGCAGCTGAACATTTCAGTGGTGGGCCTGCTATAGAGATCAGTTCTATTCCAATTGCCCAGAGCAGTGGAGCTTTCCCAGCTGTGCCAGACACcaataagaaacaaaatcagTCACCTGCACCATTGCCTTCACCTTCTGTTTCTCCACATGTGAATCAAGCAAGTCAACAAAATTCACCTAATGGTGCATCTGGAAAATTATGGAAGTATATCATTATAATCACAGGTGTTGCTGTCTTGGTCATTCTTGTTGTGATCATGCTTTGCATTTGGCGAAAACGAGCAGCAAAAGTAATAAAGCCCTGGAAGACAGGAATAAGTGGACAGTTGCAGAAAGCATTTATAACAG GGGTCCCCAAGTTGAATCGGGGAGAGCTGGAAACAGCCTGTGAAGATTTCAGCAATATTATTAATAGTTTTGATGAATGCACCGTATACAAAGGAACACTATCCAGTGGAGTCGAGATTGCTGTCGATTCAACTATTGTTGCTTCTGCCAATGATTGGTCAAAGAACATGGAGACAGCCTATCGCAAAAAG ATTGCTGCATTGTCCCGTGTTAACCATAAGAACTTTACCAATCTTATTGGGTATTGTGACGAAGAAGAACCATTCACAAGGATGATGGTGTTTGAGTATGCTCCAAATGGAAACTTATTTGAGCATCTGCATG TTAAGGAAGTTGAGCCTCTTGACTGGAGCACAAGGATGAGGGTTATTATGGGCACGGCTTATTGTCTTCAGTATATGCACCATGATCTAAATCCACCTGTAGCTCATTCCAACCTCAATTCAATTGCTATATTATTAACAGATGACTTTGCTGCTAAG ATATCAGAGATCTCTTTCGGCAAGCATGCAAAAACCAACACAACTGGAGATGAATCACATAAATCTTCTGAGTTGCCACCCCAGGCTGATCCCGAAACCGATGTCTATAACTTTGGAGTATTGTTGCTTGAAATCATTTCTGGGAAACTACCTTACTCTGAAGAACAAGGCCACCTTGCCAACTGG GCTGCTGAGCACTTGAACGATAAGCAAAGCATCAGCTATCTGATCGATCCCACGCTGCAGTCCTTCAAAGACGAAGAACTTGATGTCATCTGTGAGGTGATCAAAGATTGTCTTCAATCTGATCCAAGGTTAAGATCTACAATGAAGGAAATAACTCCCAGATTACGGGAAGTGCTTCATGTATCACCCGAGCAAGCTGTCCCAAGACTCTCTCCACTCTGGTGGGCTGAACTGGAGATCTTATCAGTGGAGGCCACTTAA
- the LOC100786591 gene encoding protein MALE DISCOVERER 2 isoform X2, whose amino-acid sequence MESIWGPFGLWLRIYVGLISLWGTQQCSSLNDEGLTLLEFRGRITSDPFAALANWNPNDCNPCKWLGVRCVDGQVQSLVLPDLSLEGTLAPELGKLSHLKSLVLYKNSFSGTIPKELGDLDKLELLDLRGNDLTGCIPAEIARVLLSKNLLVCDNKFEGSDSQELRKLRLPSNNNNRKFVHQFKLGKATPHAYEEKYCDNLTSSDESEFVQNVVDSARRKLLDQSSNLAAEHFSGGPAIEISSIPIAQSSGAFPAVPDTNKKQNQSPAPLPSPSVSPHVNQASQQNSPNGASGKLWKYIIIITGVAVLVILVVIMLCIWRKRAAKVIKPWKTGISGQLQKAFITGVPKLNRGELETACEDFSNIINSFDECTVYKGTLSSGVEIAVDSTIVASANDWSKNMETAYRKKIAALSRVNHKNFTNLIGYCDEEEPFTRMMVFEYAPNGNLFEHLHVKEVEPLDWSTRMRVIMGTAYCLQYMHHDLNPPVAHSNLNSIAILLTDDFAAKISEISFGKHAKTNTTGDESHKSSELPPQADPETDVYNFGVLLLEIISGKLPYSEEQGHLANWAAEHLNDKQSISYLIDPTLQSFKDEELDVICEVIKDCLQSDPRLRSTMKEITPRLREVLHVSPEQAVPRLSPLWWAELEILSVEAT is encoded by the exons ATGGAAAGCATATGGGGGCCATTTGGATTATGGCTCCGAATTTATGTTGGATTGATTTCTCTGTGGGGAACTCAACAGTGTTCGTCTCTGAACGATGAAG GATTAACCTTGTTGGAATTTCGGGGAAGAATAACTTCTGATCCTTTTGCTGCTCTGGCAAATTGGAATCCAAATGATTGCAACCCTTGCAAATGGCTGGGTGTCCGTTGTGTTGATGGTCAAGTGCAATCACT GGTCCTACCTGATCTATCTTTGGAAGGGACATTGGCTCCTGAGCTTGGGAAACTTAGTCATCTAAAATCCCT TGTACTATACAAGAACAGTTTTTCTGGTACCATTCCCAAAGAACTTGGAGATCTAGACAAGCTGGAGTTATTGGATTTAAGGGGGAATGACTTGACTGGATGTATCCCAGCAGAAATTGCCAGGGTGTTGTTGTCAAAAAACCT GTTGGTTTGTGACAATAAATTTGAAGGCAGTGATTCTCAAGAGCTCAGAAAGCTAAGGTTGCCCTCTAATAACAATAACAGAAAGTTTGTGCACCA GTTCAAGCTAGGAAAGGCTACTCCTCATGCCTATGAAGAGAAATATTGTGATAATCTGACTA GTTCTGATGAGTCAGAGTTTGTCCAGAATGTAGTTGATTCAGCACGACGTAAGTTGCTTGATCAGTCCAGTAACCTTGCAGCTGAACATTTCAGTGGTGGGCCTGCTATAGAGATCAGTTCTATTCCAATTGCCCAGAGCAGTGGAGCTTTCCCAGCTGTGCCAGACACcaataagaaacaaaatcagTCACCTGCACCATTGCCTTCACCTTCTGTTTCTCCACATGTGAATCAAGCAAGTCAACAAAATTCACCTAATGGTGCATCTGGAAAATTATGGAAGTATATCATTATAATCACAGGTGTTGCTGTCTTGGTCATTCTTGTTGTGATCATGCTTTGCATTTGGCGAAAACGAGCAGCAAAAGTAATAAAGCCCTGGAAGACAGGAATAAGTGGACAGTTGCAGAAAGCATTTATAACAG GGGTCCCCAAGTTGAATCGGGGAGAGCTGGAAACAGCCTGTGAAGATTTCAGCAATATTATTAATAGTTTTGATGAATGCACCGTATACAAAGGAACACTATCCAGTGGAGTCGAGATTGCTGTCGATTCAACTATTGTTGCTTCTGCCAATGATTGGTCAAAGAACATGGAGACAGCCTATCGCAAAAAG ATTGCTGCATTGTCCCGTGTTAACCATAAGAACTTTACCAATCTTATTGGGTATTGTGACGAAGAAGAACCATTCACAAGGATGATGGTGTTTGAGTATGCTCCAAATGGAAACTTATTTGAGCATCTGCATG TTAAGGAAGTTGAGCCTCTTGACTGGAGCACAAGGATGAGGGTTATTATGGGCACGGCTTATTGTCTTCAGTATATGCACCATGATCTAAATCCACCTGTAGCTCATTCCAACCTCAATTCAATTGCTATATTATTAACAGATGACTTTGCTGCTAAG ATATCAGAGATCTCTTTCGGCAAGCATGCAAAAACCAACACAACTGGAGATGAATCACATAAATCTTCTGAGTTGCCACCCCAGGCTGATCCCGAAACCGATGTCTATAACTTTGGAGTATTGTTGCTTGAAATCATTTCTGGGAAACTACCTTACTCTGAAGAACAAGGCCACCTTGCCAACTGG GCTGCTGAGCACTTGAACGATAAGCAAAGCATCAGCTATCTGATCGATCCCACGCTGCAGTCCTTCAAAGACGAAGAACTTGATGTCATCTGTGAGGTGATCAAAGATTGTCTTCAATCTGATCCAAGGTTAAGATCTACAATGAAGGAAATAACTCCCAGATTACGGGAAGTGCTTCATGTATCACCCGAGCAAGCTGTCCCAAGACTCTCTCCACTCTGGTGGGCTGAACTGGAGATCTTATCAGTGGAGGCCACTTAA